The DNA segment CGTGCCGATGCTGTGCAGCAGGAACAGGCCATCGGCAGGCAGGCAGCGCCGGACGACATCGAAGAACGTGGCGTAGTTCTTCACGCCGACGTGCTCGAACATGCCCAGCGAGAAAGCCGCATCGAAGCGCTCGTCGAGATCGCGGTAATCCTGCAGGCGGATCTCGATCGGCAGGCCCGCGCACAGCCGGCGTGCGTACTCCGCCTGCTCGACGGAGATCGTCACGCCGACTCCGCTGACGCCATAGCGCTCGGCAGCGAACTTCAACGCCTCGCCCCAACCACAGCCGATATCGAGCACCCTCATGCCGGGTGCCAATCGCAGTTTTCGACAGACCAGATCCAACTTGGCTTCCTGGGCAGCGTCCAAGTTTCGGGCGTCGCGCCAATAGGCACAGCTGTACACCAGACGGCGACCGAGCATCGCCGCATACAGGTCATTGCCCAGGTCGTAGTGGCGGCGTCCGACTTCACCGCTGCGACGACGCGACTGCAGGTTGGTCAAGCGTGCCCGCAGTGCATCGAAGAGTTCGCCCGGCCCGTGCAACCGCTCGTCCAGCCGGGCATCCAGCAGGCGGAACAGCAAGCCGTCCAACGCCTCCGCTTCCCACCAGCCGTCCATGTAGCTCTCGCCCAGCCCCAGCGAACCCTGGCCCAGCACGCGCGCATGCACGCGGGAGTCGTTGACCCGGAAGTCCCATGGCCGGTCGCCGTCGATCCGCACATCCGCTTCGGCCAACAGGGATCGCATCCTGTGCTCGAAGCGGGTGTGCGACATGGCGGACTCAGCGGGCGAACAGCCCCGCGTACTCCGGTGCGACGTGCGGAAGCAGGACCGCCGCGGGCACGTCGACGGTCTGCGTGCCGTCCGCATACGGCCCCACCTGGTAAGGCGGGAACACGAAACGCAGTGCGGTGATGTGGCCTGCGGCGTCGAGCACCGGCACGAACTCGCTGAAGTTGCCGGCCTCAGGCTCCGTGCCCTCGTCGATCATCCGCGACGTGCTCTTGATGAGCGCGGCGCGGTCCACCGCGGCCAGTTCGTCTTCATCGGCGCGCGTAACCACGGCGGTATGCAACTGCTCGCGCACGTAATCGCTGATGGCCTGCCAGCCTTTGGGTCCGGTGACGAGGGCGGCCGATGTCAGGCGCTGGTCCTGCTGCGGCAGCCAGACGAAACGCGCGATCAGCGGCTGGCCGTGCGCGCCGCCCGTGTAGCGACTGCCATCGGCGGCCACGGCGACGATCTGCGGCGTATCCACCACTTGCTCGAACGCCAGCGAGAGTTCGTAAGGCGCCGAAGGCTTGTCGTTGCCGAACGCCTCCACCGCCTCCATCAGTTCGGCCCGCTCGGCGGCCGAGTAGTCGGCCAGCGCCTTCGCCAAGCCGGGATAGCGGTTCACGGACGCGGGATAGCTGATGCCGACCACATAGTGATCCGTCGTCTCGATGACATCCTTCAATGCCACCGGCGCGGTGGTGGCATCAGGGGCCGATGCCGCCGGCGTCGCGGGCGCATCGGCGGGCGCGCCGGACGGGGATTCGCGCTTGCAGGCCGCCAGCGAGGCAGCCAACAACACGGCCAGACAGGCCAATCGCAAGGTGTGGGGGGTCTTACAGGGGGACACGTTCGGGCTCCTTCCGCGTGTGATGGCCGTCATTCTAGGGCGCACCACCCGCTGCCTCCAGCTGGCTCATCTATCAATGAGTTCCGCGTATTCAGGATGCCGTTCGATGTAGGCCGCGGAATAGGAACAGGCGGGTACCACGCGCCAGCCCTGCGCGCGCGCATGGTCGAGCGCGGACTTCACCAGCGACGCGGCCACGCCGCGGCCGCCGATCTCGTTCGGCACGCCCGTGTGGTTGATGACCATCCGGCCGTCCCGCAGCGAATACAGCAGTTCGGCCTCATGGCCGTCCACCCGGGTGTGGAAACGACGGGCATCGGGGTCGTGATGGACATCCGTGAGAGGCGCGTCGGGGGTCATGGGATCTCCGTGGTGGGGGGCTCATCCGCATTGTGACGCACTGCCCAGCGGCGCCAGAGGCAAAACTGACGTAGCGCGTCACATTCATGCTTGTGAAAGGATTCTTCGCGGACCTGAAACGTGACCCGGTTCGCGAAACAGGAGTTGGCACGATTGCTGCGTGTACTGGGCCATAGACCCGCACTTCGGAGTTCCGCCATGAGCCTGATCGAAGAATTGCCCGACGTCTCCAACGCCAGCGATTTCACGCTGCTGGAAGGCCTGTTCCAACTCACCGTCACTGGCCACACCAGCGATTGGGAGTTCGAGCGCCTCAAC comes from the Pseudoxanthomonas sp. YR558 genome and includes:
- the cfa gene encoding cyclopropane fatty acyl phospholipid synthase; this encodes MSHTRFEHRMRSLLAEADVRIDGDRPWDFRVNDSRVHARVLGQGSLGLGESYMDGWWEAEALDGLLFRLLDARLDERLHGPGELFDALRARLTNLQSRRRSGEVGRRHYDLGNDLYAAMLGRRLVYSCAYWRDARNLDAAQEAKLDLVCRKLRLAPGMRVLDIGCGWGEALKFAAERYGVSGVGVTISVEQAEYARRLCAGLPIEIRLQDYRDLDERFDAAFSLGMFEHVGVKNYATFFDVVRRCLPADGLFLLHSIGTNRSVHRTDPWIARYIFPNSMLPSAAQLTHAIEGRFVLEDWHGFGADYDLTLQAWRNNAEAAWQDLDPRYDARFRRMWRFYLSASMATFRARRSQLWQLVLSPRGVRGGYTAPR
- a CDS encoding DUF3298 and DUF4163 domain-containing protein; amino-acid sequence: MSPCKTPHTLRLACLAVLLAASLAACKRESPSGAPADAPATPAASAPDATTAPVALKDVIETTDHYVVGISYPASVNRYPGLAKALADYSAAERAELMEAVEAFGNDKPSAPYELSLAFEQVVDTPQIVAVAADGSRYTGGAHGQPLIARFVWLPQQDQRLTSAALVTGPKGWQAISDYVREQLHTAVVTRADEDELAAVDRAALIKSTSRMIDEGTEPEAGNFSEFVPVLDAAGHITALRFVFPPYQVGPYADGTQTVDVPAAVLLPHVAPEYAGLFAR
- a CDS encoding GNAT family N-acetyltransferase gives rise to the protein MTPDAPLTDVHHDPDARRFHTRVDGHEAELLYSLRDGRMVINHTGVPNEIGGRGVAASLVKSALDHARAQGWRVVPACSYSAAYIERHPEYAELIDR